The Virgibacillus sp. MSP4-1 genome has a segment encoding these proteins:
- the sdhB gene encoding succinate dehydrogenase iron-sulfur subunit has translation MDNIEVRITRQDHPESDSYEETFFIPYRSNMNIISVLMEIRQNPVTKEGKQTTPVQWDMNCLEEVCGACSMLINGKPRQACSTLVDQLEQPITLAPMTTFPVIRDLFIDRGKMFDALKRVKAWIPIDGTYDIGPGPRMKENTRQWAYELSKCFTCGVCLEACPNVNEKTDFLGPFVFAQIRLKNVHPTGEMNKEERLEAFMGEGGLEECGNSQNCVQSCPKGIPLTTSIAAINREATVQSFKSFFG, from the coding sequence ATGGATAACATTGAGGTCAGGATTACCCGTCAGGATCACCCTGAGTCAGATTCCTATGAAGAAACGTTTTTCATTCCTTATCGGTCCAATATGAACATTATTTCTGTTCTGATGGAAATCCGGCAAAATCCGGTAACAAAGGAAGGGAAACAGACCACTCCTGTGCAATGGGATATGAATTGTTTAGAGGAAGTTTGCGGGGCCTGCTCCATGCTGATCAATGGCAAGCCGAGACAGGCCTGTTCAACATTGGTTGACCAGCTGGAGCAGCCGATTACCCTTGCCCCGATGACCACCTTTCCGGTTATTAGGGATTTATTCATTGACCGCGGGAAAATGTTTGATGCGTTAAAGCGTGTAAAGGCATGGATACCGATTGATGGAACCTATGACATTGGTCCGGGTCCGCGCATGAAGGAAAATACCCGGCAATGGGCCTATGAGTTATCCAAATGTTTTACGTGCGGGGTATGTCTGGAGGCCTGCCCAAACGTGAACGAAAAAACGGACTTTTTAGGACCGTTCGTATTTGCACAGATTCGCCTGAAAAATGTACATCCTACAGGAGAAATGAATAAAGAAGAGCGTTTGGAAGCCTTTATGGGAGAAGGTGGACTTGAAGAATGCGGAAACTCGCAAAATTGTGTTCAATCCTGTCCTAAAGGTATTCCACTGACTACATCGATTGCAGCCATCAACAGAGAAGCTACGGTGCAGTCGTTTAAAAGTTTTTTTGGATAA